The genomic segment AAGTGGCGGAGGAGCAGGTTGAAGCTCCGCCTGCAAAGGAGGAGATTAAAGAAGCTCCAGTTGTGCCACAATCCAAGGCTTCCACATCAGTTCAGCCAGATAGCCTCGAAGACGGAGCAGCTTTTCTCCGTTGGGTCTACTTAATGCTGGACGTCGGCTTCGACGAAGAAATCCTGCATGGTCTCTGCAAGTATTTTGAATACGTGGGAATAGTCCCGAGAGGCGCTTCAGATCATCTCGCAGGCTTAATATCTACAGTCGTAAATGCAAGGTCTAAGGGACTGCTAGTGGAGGACCTAGAGCTCGCCATGTATTCAGCGGCTGAAGCCGTCGGAAAAACAGTCAAGCCAGATAAGATAAGCAGTCTACTTCTCCAAGTCCTCAAGAGGAATAAGCTTGAGAGGATGATAAAGGAGTAATGGGCTTCTCAACAACGCTCACTGAAGTCATAATCCTGATTGCCTCAATAGTCTTGGCAAGCGGAACCGCAGCCTACGCCATATATGCAGGGGTATCCCTCCAGAGCAACATCGTCCAAAACCTTGACACTTTTAAAAGAAACATTCATACGAGGGTGGATGTCGGGTATGCAGCGATTGACACTTCAACAAGCCCAGCACATTTCGTCATCTACGTCAAGAATACAGGGACCCTCCCAATCACGGATTACTCATCCCTTGACGTATATGTTGGAACGTATGGAAGGGCTCTACTATACTCCTATAGTGCAAGTGCCGAGCCTGGAAGCGGGAGATTCAGCTTGTCTGACGTGGACGGAGACGGTGTCTGGGAACCCTACGAAACCGCCACAATTCGAGCCTACCCCACAGCCGAGCCTACCGGCAGCGTATACGAAGTCAAAATCATCCCCTACAGGGGGATACCTTCAACCTACATATTTCCCTCACAGCCTTAGAGGAGGACAAATATGGGCTTCTCCGTTACAATAGCCTCAACAATAATCCTTATAGGGCTAGTAGCCTTTGCAGGCGCGGTTGCCTCCTCCCTCATGTTCACTCTCGAGAATATCGCAGCATTTACAGATATTTCTAATCGCACAGGCTCAAATGTCGATATCAAGTTAAACATAACCAGCCTAGAAGCTCGGAGGATCTCTTTCTACGTGAAGAATAGGGGTTCAAAACCAATCTTTTTCATGGGTCAACAAGACTATAAATGGAACACGGTGATAATCTCGTATGATAGCGACGGCTTAAGATCATATGTCATCGAGGATTACGTGATCTCTGAGGTGAGAGTTGAGGGGACTAATGTCACATTCAATGTCCATGGCCACCAGTACATAAATCCAGGTGAGGAAGCCCTCATCGAGGTTTACCTGCCGCAGTTGGCGCCTGACATCCCCCAGAACGCCGTCGTCCTCGTCATATTCATCTCTCATTATGGCTCTACAGCCATGAAGGAGGGTGTCAGAAATTAAGCTCATACAGTTAGGAATCCCCGATCTTGACGCATGTTTGGGCGGAGGTTTCCCTCACCCCTGCCTAGCAAGCATCGAGGGCGACTATGGATCTGGAAAAACGGCCTTGACTCAGCAGATAGTTCTCGCCATGTTAAAGGCTGGGCTCAATGTATGCGTGGTCACTAGCGAAACAACAGTTAGAGAATATTTGAATATGATGTATTCGATCAAGCTTGATGCTTATCCCTACTATCTAAGCAGAAAACTGGATATTTACCCGTTGCATGTGGAGGGTGGACGTTGGAGCCAGTTTCTCTCCTCACTCTTCTGCAGAGTGACGAGAGGATTTCTCGAGCTTAGGAAAGAACGCTATGACGCTGTGGCAATCGACAGCCTGAGCGTCTTGACCGTTGATACTCCACCACATGAATTCCTAACCTTCATCACTAGGATGAAGAATCTGGTTGCGGATGGCAAGACTATTGTGCTGACGTTCCACCCAAACTTTCTCCCCGAAAAGTCTGTTATGAAACTGAAGGCATCATCAGATGTCTATCTAATAATATCTAATGCGAAAGTTGCAGGGATGCCTGTGAAGATTCTCAAGGTGGTTAAGCTCTGGGGCACGAGTGGAGAAAGGAAGGGCTCGGTGACGCTTGAGATAAACCCTCACCTCGGCCTGAGGGTTCTGCCCTTAGGAGACGTGAGGATCTAGATGGCTATCTCAAGCTTGAAGGTTCCCGTTTCCAAGCCTAAGGCGGCCGTAAATAAGGATGAGAAAGGGAAAGAAGAGATAAGCATATTCGAATACGAGATACCTGAAACATTGGAGGAAGCGCTTGAGAAATATCCGTATCTGAAAACCTACATTGAAAGTTTGGAGACGCAGCCCATATACGTTAATGACCCAAGCCTAGAGATCGGGTCTGATAAACCAAATGTCATTTACCCACTGAGTTACGGAGCATTCGTTCACATCTCCGTCGGAGATGAGATGGGAAAATATAATCTAATTGAGCCGAAGAAGCCTGACAGGAAGATACTGGATCAGGTTGAGGACGCCATTGCAAAACTAGTTAGTGAAAGGGAAGTCTCTATAAGGGATGAACGTGAGAAGGAAAGGGCCCTTGTTAGACTGTTCAGGGAAGCGATTAGGAGGAAGATGCTAAAGATCCCGCCAGACGTACAGATGGATGCCCTTTACCACTTCTTAAGAGAGAAGGTTGGCCATGGAGTACTGGACGACTTTTTGGCAGATCCATGGCTAGAAGATGTCAGTGTTCCTGGAGAGGGAAAAGTATACGTGTACCATAAGTTCTTCGGATCTCTCGAGAGCAACATCGAACTATCAAAGGAGGACACGAACAATCTTCTGAGAACACTCTCGGAGAGATATGGAAAGGTCTTGAGTTTCACCCATCCCATCATTGATGTCCACCTTCCAGACGGCTCAAGATTTAACATTGTATTCGGGGAGGACATCAGCCTTAAAGGGAGTAACTTCACAATCCGAAAGTTCCCGAAGGAACCCATATCTGTCGCGCATTTGATAAGGTGGTCCACATTCTCGCCTGAGCTAGGCGCCTATATGTGGATCCTTCTGGAGGTTGGGGTTTCATGTTTCATCTGTGGAGAGACCGCGTCTGGAAAGACGACGACGCTGAATGCATTCGCAGGCATGATAAGACCTAACGCCAAGATTGTCAGCATAGAAGAGACGCCTGAGGTTAATCTGCCACATCGGAACTGGGTTCGGGAGGTAACTAGGATGCATACTGGAAGCATGGTTACAATGTTCGACCTTCTCAAGGCTGCTCTCAGACAGAGGCCAGACCAGATCATTGTTGGAGAGATCAGGGGTGAGGAGGGAAGGATTGCATTTCAAGCGATCGAGACAGGTCACCCCGTGATGTCAACTATCCACGCAGGTGACCTTGAGCAGCTGTTCCAGAGGCTGACATCAGATCCCATTAATGTGCCCAAAGCCCACATAAGCGGCCTTAACCTCGCCGTCTTCCAGAATAGGATAAAACGTGGAACCAAGCTCGTCAGGAGAGTAACCTCAGTAAACGAGATCTTAGGCTACGATCTCGAAGAAGGCAGCCTGAACTATCTTCCCACATTCATCTATGATGCCGACCGCGACCACCTGCGCTTCACGGGAACAAGCTTCATGATGGAAACCAAGGTTCTGCCATTCAGGGGCTGGACGAAGGATAGGCTTCCAGACTTGTATGATGAGCTTAGGAGACGGGCGGAGATCCTCAAGATTCTGGCGGACAAGAATCCCAGGTTCCGCAATGTTTGGAGAACAGTGATAGAAGTTGAGAACAGGGGGTTTGACGCCGTCTACTGGAAGATTAAGGAGGGAAAATGCGACTGGCTAAGTTGAGACTGAGCAGATTTTTCCTACCCCTCATCGCTGTCCCAACAGCAACCTACCTCTTATACTCATTCATTAGGGGCGAGCTGAATTGGGTTCAAATAATCTTCTCAGTATTTGCCCTCATAATGGGTTTATTCTTCTACTATTACATGAGAGAAAAGCCCCCTACAAAGATCGATGAGAAACTTGTAACCTTCCTACTCCACATGTATGCGGTCTCTCATGGTCAAGTGGATGCTGAAGACCTTGTAAATGTGGTAGCCGACAACCCTGATTATGGCTACTATAGTAAAG from the Candidatus Bathyarchaeota archaeon genome contains:
- a CDS encoding type II/IV secretion system ATPase subunit; the encoded protein is MAISSLKVPVSKPKAAVNKDEKGKEEISIFEYEIPETLEEALEKYPYLKTYIESLETQPIYVNDPSLEIGSDKPNVIYPLSYGAFVHISVGDEMGKYNLIEPKKPDRKILDQVEDAIAKLVSEREVSIRDEREKERALVRLFREAIRRKMLKIPPDVQMDALYHFLREKVGHGVLDDFLADPWLEDVSVPGEGKVYVYHKFFGSLESNIELSKEDTNNLLRTLSERYGKVLSFTHPIIDVHLPDGSRFNIVFGEDISLKGSNFTIRKFPKEPISVAHLIRWSTFSPELGAYMWILLEVGVSCFICGETASGKTTTLNAFAGMIRPNAKIVSIEETPEVNLPHRNWVREVTRMHTGSMVTMFDLLKAALRQRPDQIIVGEIRGEEGRIAFQAIETGHPVMSTIHAGDLEQLFQRLTSDPINVPKAHISGLNLAVFQNRIKRGTKLVRRVTSVNEILGYDLEEGSLNYLPTFIYDADRDHLRFTGTSFMMETKVLPFRGWTKDRLPDLYDELRRRAEILKILADKNPRFRNVWRTVIEVENRGFDAVYWKIKEGKCDWLS
- a CDS encoding flagellin, whose translation is MGFSTTLTEVIILIASIVLASGTAAYAIYAGVSLQSNIVQNLDTFKRNIHTRVDVGYAAIDTSTSPAHFVIYVKNTGTLPITDYSSLDVYVGTYGRALLYSYSASAEPGSGRFSLSDVDGDGVWEPYETATIRAYPTAEPTGSVYEVKIIPYRGIPSTYIFPSQP